The following are encoded in a window of Bacteroidota bacterium genomic DNA:
- a CDS encoding TonB family protein: MKNLLKQEMMYPSESLKNNIGGVVTINYVINEVGEIKSYSIKKSINKELDAEAIRLFRLLEWTPAIDGNTPIATSDNIDIEFDVKKFKKYVRQRGYNTISYQENILPDTSLKIYNKVHQMPYPLVKETTLSDFFAKYIDYPSRARIENIQGDVIISFIVEKSGYISNVQTIKSLGYGCDEEAIRIAKLIRWSCGINYNKAVRVRMQLPITFKLSNDFKDNSYGEQR; the protein is encoded by the coding sequence TTGAAAAATTTGCTAAAGCAAGAAATGATGTATCCTTCCGAGTCCTTAAAGAATAATATTGGAGGTGTTGTTACAATAAATTATGTTATTAACGAAGTAGGCGAAATAAAGTCGTACAGCATAAAAAAATCGATAAACAAAGAATTAGATGCCGAAGCCATTCGATTATTTAGATTACTTGAATGGACACCTGCAATTGATGGAAATACTCCGATAGCTACTTCTGACAACATAGATATTGAATTTGATGTAAAAAAATTTAAAAAATATGTGAGACAAAGAGGCTACAATACCATTTCATATCAAGAAAATATTTTACCTGATACTTCACTGAAAATTTATAATAAAGTCCACCAAATGCCATATCCTTTAGTAAAGGAGACAACTCTTTCTGATTTTTTTGCTAAGTATATTGATTATCCAAGCAGAGCGAGGATAGAAAATATTCAAGGAGATGTGATTATAAGCTTTATTGTAGAAAAGAGTGGATATATATCCAATGTGCAAACAATAAAGAGTTTGGGTTATGGATGCGATGAAGAAGCAATTCGTATAGCTAAATTAATTCGATGGAGTTGCGGAATCAATTATAATAAGGCGGTACGAGTACGAATGCAACTTCCAATTACCTTTAAATTAAGTAATGACTTTAAAGACAATAGTTATGGAGAGCAGAGGTGA
- the dnaK gene encoding molecular chaperone DnaK, with translation MAKIIGIDLGTTNSCVAVMEGNEPVVIPNSEGRRTTPSIVAFIDNGERKVGDPAKRQSITNPTKTVYSIKRFMGQNFAEVEKELKRVPYKVVKGDNNTPRVEIEDRKYTPQEISAIILQKMKKTAEDYLGHEVTEAVITVPAYFNDAQRQATKEAGEIAGLKVRRIINEPTAAALAYGLDKKNKDIKIVVFDCGGGTHDVSVLELGDGVFEVKSTDGDTHLGGDDFDQKIIDWLVAEFKQENGASFDLTKDPMALQRLKEAAEKAKIELSSSASTEINLPYIMPVDGIPKHLVKTLTKAKFEQLVDDLIKRTIKPCESALKNAGLTINDIDEVILVGGSTRIPAVQEAVQKFFGKAPSKGVNPDEVVAVGAAIQGGVLTGEVKDVLLLDVTPLSLGIETMGGVMTRLIESNTTIPSKKSEVFSTASDNQPSVEIHILQGERPMAKDNRTIGRFHLDSIPPAPRGTPKIEVTFDIDANGILHVTAKDQATGKSQNIRIEASSGLSKEEIEKMRKEAEANADADKKVKEETEKVNMADSLIFQTEKQLKEYGDKLPADKKGAIETAYNQLKTAHAARDLAAIDSSMEALNAAWQAASEDMYKASQGGAADPNANAGVGADASGKKEGSEVTDVDYEEIK, from the coding sequence ATGGCAAAAATTATTGGTATCGACTTAGGAACAACAAACTCTTGCGTAGCCGTTATGGAAGGTAACGAGCCTGTTGTAATTCCGAACAGTGAGGGAAGAAGAACGACTCCTTCTATTGTAGCATTTATAGATAACGGAGAGCGCAAAGTAGGAGATCCTGCAAAACGCCAATCTATAACTAATCCTACTAAAACAGTTTATTCAATAAAACGTTTTATGGGTCAAAACTTTGCTGAAGTTGAAAAAGAACTTAAGCGTGTTCCGTATAAAGTAGTAAAAGGCGATAACAATACGCCTCGTGTAGAAATTGAAGATAGAAAATATACACCTCAAGAAATCTCTGCAATCATTCTTCAGAAAATGAAAAAAACTGCGGAAGATTATTTGGGACACGAAGTAACAGAAGCTGTTATTACAGTTCCTGCCTATTTCAATGATGCACAGCGTCAAGCAACAAAAGAAGCCGGAGAAATTGCCGGTTTAAAAGTTCGTAGAATTATAAACGAACCTACTGCTGCTGCATTGGCTTATGGATTAGATAAGAAAAACAAAGACATTAAAATAGTTGTTTTTGACTGTGGTGGTGGAACACATGATGTATCTGTGCTAGAATTAGGCGATGGAGTGTTTGAAGTAAAATCTACAGACGGAGATACACATTTAGGTGGTGATGATTTTGATCAAAAAATAATTGATTGGTTAGTGGCAGAATTCAAACAAGAAAATGGAGCATCATTTGATTTAACAAAAGATCCAATGGCATTGCAACGTTTAAAAGAAGCTGCTGAAAAAGCTAAAATTGAATTATCAAGCTCTGCGTCAACAGAAATTAACTTGCCTTACATTATGCCGGTTGATGGTATTCCAAAACACTTAGTGAAGACATTAACCAAAGCTAAATTTGAGCAATTGGTAGATGATTTGATTAAACGTACTATTAAACCTTGTGAGTCGGCATTAAAAAATGCAGGCTTAACAATAAATGATATTGACGAAGTTATTCTTGTAGGTGGTTCTACTCGTATCCCTGCGGTACAAGAAGCAGTACAAAAATTCTTTGGTAAAGCTCCTTCTAAAGGTGTTAATCCGGATGAAGTTGTTGCTGTAGGTGCTGCTATTCAAGGTGGTGTATTAACAGGCGAAGTGAAAGATGTATTGTTATTGGATGTTACTCCTCTTTCATTAGGTATCGAAACAATGGGTGGTGTGATGACACGATTAATAGAATCGAATACAACAATTCCTTCTAAAAAATCGGAAGTGTTCTCAACTGCAAGCGATAATCAACCTTCTGTAGAGATTCATATTTTACAAGGCGAGCGTCCAATGGCAAAAGACAATAGAACAATTGGTCGTTTCCATTTAGATAGCATTCCGCCTGCACCAAGAGGAACACCGAAAATTGAAGTAACTTTTGATATTGATGCGAATGGTATATTGCATGTAACTGCAAAAGACCAAGCTACCGGAAAATCTCAAAACATTAGAATTGAGGCTAGTTCAGGATTAAGCAAAGAGGAGATTGAAAAAATGAGAAAAGAAGCCGAAGCAAATGCAGATGCAGATAAAAAAGTAAAAGAAGAAACAGAAAAGGTAAACATGGCAGATTCGTTGATATTCCAAACTGAAAAACAGTTGAAAGAATATGGCGATAAGTTACCTGCTGATAAAAAAGGTGCAATCGAAACAGCTTACAATCAGCTTAAAACAGCGCATGCTGCAAGGGATTTGGCTGCTATTGATTCTTCTATGGAAGCGTTAAATGCTGCATGGCAAGCTGCTTCTGAAGATATGTACAAAGCTTCTCAAGGCGGTGCTGCAGATCCTAATGCAAATGCAGGTGTTGGAGCAGATGCTTCCGGAAAAAAGGAAGGTTCTGAAGTAACTGATGTAGATTACGAAGAAATAAAATAA
- the ligA gene encoding NAD-dependent DNA ligase LigA gives MNIKEKIEELSKLIEQHNYNYYVLSNPTISDYDFDMLLEELIKLEKKYPEFLAPNSPSQRVGGQITKEFKTVTHKYPMMSLSNSYSREDIVDFDSRIKKLITGNVEYICELKYDGVAIGLTYKNGILVQAVTRGDGVKGDDITANVKTIRSIPLSLSGTDYPDEFEIRGEIFLPRKVFDEINKEREDIGEQPLANPRNAASGTLKMQDSSMVAKRKLDCYLYFVYGENLPFTNHIDSIYKAKEWGFKIPPTIKKCTTIDEVFDFINYWDKERYNLPFDTDGVVLKVNSHEQQQQLGFTAKSPRWAIAYKFKAEQVSTILESISYQVGRTGAITPVANLKPVLLAGTVVKRASLHNADIIKKLDVRIGDTVFVEKGGEIIPKIIGVNSALRSPNAVEVNYISQCPECGSLLTRSEGEANHYCPNENGCPPQIKGKMSHFTSRKAMSIESLGEETIELLFNSGLIKNIADIYDLKKEQLLPLERMAEKSVMNLLQGIEDSKKVPFERVLFAIGIRHVGETTAKKIAFYFKTCSAIENASVENLLEVPEVGDKIAQSVADYFKDENNKEVIKRLQQHGLQFELSEQQLSNTSDKLKGLTFVISGVFSKFSRDDIKDLIERNGGKNTASISAKTNYLVAGENMGPAKLEKAEKLGIKIINENEFLTLINS, from the coding sequence ATGAATATTAAAGAGAAAATAGAAGAATTATCAAAGCTTATAGAACAACACAATTACAATTATTATGTGTTGTCAAATCCTACTATAAGCGATTACGATTTTGATATGCTTTTAGAAGAGCTTATTAAGTTGGAAAAGAAGTATCCCGAATTTTTGGCTCCAAATTCACCATCACAGCGGGTAGGAGGTCAAATTACAAAAGAATTTAAAACCGTTACGCACAAATATCCTATGATGTCTTTGAGCAACAGCTACTCTAGAGAAGATATCGTTGATTTCGATTCGCGTATAAAAAAGCTGATTACTGGCAATGTAGAGTATATATGTGAATTGAAATACGATGGTGTTGCCATTGGATTAACTTATAAAAATGGAATATTAGTACAAGCCGTAACCCGCGGAGATGGAGTGAAGGGTGATGACATTACAGCCAATGTAAAAACAATTAGAAGTATTCCGCTTTCGCTTTCTGGTACAGATTATCCTGACGAATTTGAAATTAGAGGTGAGATTTTTTTGCCTCGCAAAGTATTTGATGAAATAAATAAAGAGCGCGAAGACATTGGCGAACAACCATTAGCAAACCCCAGAAATGCAGCTTCGGGCACACTTAAAATGCAAGATTCTTCGATGGTAGCCAAACGCAAACTAGATTGTTACTTATATTTTGTGTATGGAGAAAATTTGCCTTTTACCAATCATATAGATAGTATTTATAAGGCAAAAGAGTGGGGATTCAAAATTCCACCTACCATTAAAAAGTGCACCACTATTGATGAAGTATTTGATTTTATAAATTATTGGGATAAAGAGCGCTATAATCTTCCGTTTGATACGGATGGCGTGGTTTTAAAAGTGAACTCGCACGAACAGCAGCAACAGCTTGGCTTTACAGCCAAATCGCCTAGATGGGCAATTGCGTATAAGTTTAAGGCAGAACAGGTTTCTACTATTTTAGAATCAATTTCATATCAAGTAGGCAGAACGGGTGCTATAACTCCGGTTGCTAATCTAAAGCCTGTATTGTTGGCCGGAACAGTTGTTAAAAGAGCATCGTTGCACAATGCTGATATTATCAAAAAATTGGATGTAAGAATAGGTGATACCGTTTTTGTAGAAAAGGGTGGAGAGATTATTCCCAAAATTATTGGTGTTAATTCTGCACTGCGCAGTCCGAACGCTGTTGAAGTAAATTATATTTCTCAATGTCCGGAATGTGGCTCTTTACTTACAAGAAGTGAAGGAGAGGCTAATCATTACTGCCCAAACGAAAATGGTTGTCCTCCACAGATAAAAGGTAAGATGAGTCATTTTACTAGCCGTAAAGCAATGTCAATTGAAAGCTTGGGCGAGGAAACAATCGAACTGCTTTTTAATTCGGGGTTAATAAAAAACATTGCGGATATATATGATTTGAAAAAGGAGCAACTATTACCTTTGGAACGAATGGCAGAAAAATCGGTAATGAATCTATTGCAAGGAATAGAAGACTCTAAAAAAGTTCCGTTCGAAAGGGTTTTATTTGCCATCGGAATAAGACACGTAGGCGAAACAACAGCAAAAAAAATTGCATTTTATTTTAAAACCTGTTCGGCCATTGAAAATGCTTCGGTCGAAAATTTGCTAGAAGTGCCCGAAGTAGGTGATAAGATTGCGCAAAGCGTAGCAGACTATTTTAAGGACGAAAATAACAAAGAAGTCATCAAGCGTCTTCAGCAACATGGATTGCAATTTGAGCTAAGCGAGCAACAACTCAGCAATACATCCGACAAACTAAAGGGTCTTACATTCGTTATTTCCGGTGTATTTTCTAAATTCTCTAGAGATGACATAAAGGACTTGATAGAAAGAAACGGAGGAAAAAACACAGCATCTATTTCTGCAAAAACTAATTACCTTGTAGCTGGAGAAAACATGGGCCCTGCAAAACTCGAAAAAGCTGAAAAGCTTGGAATTAAAATTATTAACGAAAATGAATTTTTAACGCTAATTAATTCATAA
- the uvrB gene encoding excinuclease ABC subunit UvrB, with amino-acid sequence MEFKLVADFEPTGDQPEAIKQLSEGVKNNIRYQTLLGVTGSGKTFSVANVIKNIERPTLILSHNKTLAAQLYSEFKHFFPHNAVEYFVSYYDYYQPEAYIPTTNTYIEKDLAINDEIEKLRLSTTSSLLSGRRDIVVVSSVSCIYGIGNPDSFNDNIVQVKQGQVISRNKFLHQLVNALYSRTEADFDRGNFRVKGDTVDVFLAYADYALRIYFFGDEIESIESIDPKTTHKIESFESINIYPANIFVTSQESLKNSIVHIQDDLVKQVEYFKSVGKHLEAKRLEDRVTYDLEMMRELGYCSGIENYSRYFDGRSPGSRPYCLLDYFPKDYLLVIDESHVTLPQIRAMYGGDRSRKQNLVEYGFRLPAAMDNRPLQFEEFEGLINQTIYVSATPADYELEKSEGIIAEQLIRPTGVLDPIIEIRPSLNQIDDLLGEIHAVAKRDERILVTTLTKRMAEELAKYLTRLDVRCRYIHSDIDTLERVEIMRDLRTGLFDVLIGINLLREGLDLPEVSLVAILDADKEGFLRSSRALTQTVGRAARNINGKVIMYADKITDSMKQTIDETERRRKKQIEYNFQHNLKPTALKKSINTNILASKNTQALQNEEAYKLSETARLAAEPDIEYLSTEQLQKKIADTKKKMEIAAKGFDFIEAAKLRDELKKLQEKLK; translated from the coding sequence ATGGAATTTAAGCTTGTTGCTGATTTTGAACCAACCGGAGATCAACCGGAAGCTATTAAGCAGCTTTCGGAGGGTGTTAAGAATAACATTAGATACCAAACATTATTGGGAGTTACCGGCTCAGGAAAAACTTTTTCGGTAGCCAATGTTATTAAAAATATTGAACGACCAACACTCATATTGAGTCATAATAAAACACTGGCAGCGCAGCTGTATTCTGAATTCAAACATTTTTTTCCGCATAATGCAGTAGAATATTTTGTATCCTATTACGATTACTACCAACCGGAAGCATACATTCCTACCACAAATACCTATATTGAAAAGGACTTAGCGATAAACGATGAAATAGAAAAACTTAGATTAAGCACCACCTCTTCCCTATTATCCGGCAGACGAGACATTGTTGTGGTTTCTTCTGTTTCGTGCATTTATGGTATCGGAAATCCGGATTCGTTTAACGACAATATTGTTCAAGTTAAGCAAGGCCAGGTAATCAGCAGAAATAAATTTCTGCATCAACTTGTAAATGCTCTATACTCGAGAACAGAAGCCGATTTTGATAGAGGAAATTTTAGAGTTAAAGGTGACACCGTAGATGTTTTTTTAGCGTATGCTGATTATGCTTTACGAATATATTTCTTTGGTGATGAGATTGAAAGCATTGAATCTATTGACCCCAAAACAACTCATAAAATAGAAAGTTTTGAAAGTATCAATATTTATCCTGCAAATATTTTTGTTACATCACAAGAATCACTTAAAAATTCAATTGTACATATTCAAGATGATTTGGTAAAACAAGTTGAATACTTTAAAAGTGTAGGAAAGCATTTAGAGGCCAAAAGACTAGAAGATAGAGTAACTTACGATTTAGAAATGATGCGTGAATTGGGTTATTGCTCCGGAATAGAAAATTACTCTCGTTATTTTGACGGACGCTCTCCGGGTTCTAGACCCTACTGCCTACTCGACTATTTTCCTAAAGATTATTTGTTGGTCATTGATGAAAGTCATGTTACACTTCCTCAAATTCGTGCTATGTACGGAGGCGACAGATCTCGCAAGCAGAATTTAGTTGAATACGGCTTTCGGCTTCCAGCTGCCATGGATAACAGACCACTGCAATTTGAAGAGTTTGAAGGCTTGATAAACCAAACAATATACGTAAGTGCAACACCTGCAGATTATGAATTGGAAAAATCGGAAGGAATCATCGCAGAGCAGTTGATACGACCTACAGGCGTTTTAGACCCAATCATAGAAATTAGACCAAGCTTAAATCAAATAGATGATTTGTTGGGAGAAATACATGCTGTTGCAAAAAGAGACGAACGTATTTTAGTTACCACGCTAACCAAACGCATGGCGGAAGAATTAGCAAAATACCTTACACGACTGGATGTAAGATGCCGCTACATACATTCCGACATTGACACCTTGGAACGTGTAGAAATAATGCGTGATTTGCGAACTGGCTTGTTTGATGTATTGATAGGAATTAATTTATTGCGCGAAGGACTGGATTTACCCGAAGTATCGCTCGTAGCTATTTTAGATGCAGACAAAGAAGGTTTTTTACGATCTTCAAGGGCATTGACGCAAACAGTAGGGCGTGCTGCGAGAAATATAAATGGGAAAGTAATAATGTATGCCGATAAAATTACCGACTCGATGAAGCAAACGATTGATGAGACTGAACGAAGAAGGAAAAAGCAAATTGAATACAATTTTCAACACAACTTAAAACCTACAGCTTTAAAGAAATCAATTAACACAAATATTTTAGCTTCGAAAAATACACAAGCACTACAAAATGAAGAAGCATACAAACTATCCGAAACAGCGCGATTAGCGGCAGAACCTGATATAGAATACTTATCTACCGAACAGCTTCAGAAAAAAATTGCTGATACAAAGAAGAAAATGGAAATTGCAGCCAAAGGATTTGACTTTATTGAAGCGGCTAAACTAAGAGATGAGCTGAAAAAATTACAAGAAAAACTAAAATAA
- a CDS encoding RluA family pseudouridine synthase: protein MSANQLPEVLYEDNHIIAVNKRPSDIVQGDKTGDTPLSDFVKKYIKEKYNKPGDVYLGTTHRIDRPVSGIVLFTKTSRALSRMNELFKNKQIQKTYWAVVKNKPKQSEGILVNYLIKDEKKNKSKAFDKEVNGALRSELSYKTLANSEHYYLLEIKPATGRHHQIRVQLAHMGCPIKGDIKYGFDRTNKDASIHLHARKVEFIHPVKNEPLIIVAQPPKEALWDYFLTLFKDK, encoded by the coding sequence ATGTCAGCAAATCAACTACCGGAAGTACTTTACGAAGACAATCATATTATTGCTGTAAATAAGCGCCCTTCGGATATTGTGCAAGGCGATAAAACAGGCGATACTCCCTTAAGTGATTTTGTAAAAAAATACATTAAAGAAAAATACAATAAACCCGGAGATGTTTATTTAGGAACTACCCACAGAATAGACCGTCCCGTAAGTGGCATTGTATTATTTACCAAAACAAGCAGAGCGCTTAGTCGCATGAACGAACTTTTTAAAAACAAACAAATACAAAAAACGTATTGGGCTGTAGTAAAAAATAAGCCCAAACAATCGGAAGGCATATTAGTTAATTACCTTATTAAAGACGAGAAAAAAAACAAATCGAAAGCTTTTGACAAAGAGGTGAATGGTGCACTGCGCTCCGAACTTAGTTATAAGACACTAGCAAACTCAGAGCATTATTATTTATTGGAGATAAAGCCTGCTACAGGCCGACATCACCAAATACGCGTGCAGCTTGCACACATGGGCTGCCCTATAAAAGGTGATATAAAATATGGCTTTGATAGAACCAATAAAGATGCTTCTATTCATTTGCATGCAAGAAAAGTGGAGTTTATACATCCCGTAAAAAACGAACCGCTTATTATAGTTGCCCAACCACCCAAAGAAGCCCTATGGGACTACTTTTTAACACTTTTTAAGGATAAATAA
- the ribD gene encoding bifunctional diaminohydroxyphosphoribosylaminopyrimidine deaminase/5-amino-6-(5-phosphoribosylamino)uracil reductase RibD, protein MNTHDSYMKHCLELATKGLGCVAPNPLVGCVLVKDGKIIGEGFHEKYGEAHAEVNAINSVINKEHLKHCTLYVNLEPCAHQGKTPPCVDLIIAHKIPYVVVGCLDSNPLVNSKGVAKLIQNGIDVKIGVLDKECRNLNKRFFTFQEKKRPYIILKWAESNDGFVAPINNKEISWITGEDSRNLVHQWRSQEQAILIGTNTAIIDNPQLTVRNYKGNNPIRILIDKNLRTPLSHRIFEQTAQILVFTNYKQASYNKVEYCTIDFEKNIIPQVMEELYKRNITSVLVEGGAFTLNSFIASNLWDEAKVFKGTIDFKEGVTAPKLTSNFKQNYSLTIGYDLLTAYTNYGI, encoded by the coding sequence ATGAACACCCACGATTCATACATGAAACATTGCCTGGAATTGGCAACAAAAGGGCTAGGTTGTGTGGCACCCAATCCATTGGTAGGATGCGTGCTCGTAAAAGATGGAAAAATTATTGGCGAAGGGTTTCATGAGAAATACGGGGAAGCGCATGCAGAAGTAAATGCAATAAATTCGGTGATAAACAAAGAACATTTAAAACACTGTACATTATATGTAAATCTTGAACCCTGCGCACATCAGGGCAAAACACCTCCTTGTGTCGATTTGATAATTGCCCACAAAATTCCGTATGTAGTTGTGGGTTGTTTAGATAGTAATCCGCTTGTAAATAGTAAAGGAGTAGCGAAACTTATACAAAACGGAATTGATGTTAAAATTGGAGTATTAGATAAGGAATGTAGAAATCTAAATAAACGCTTTTTCACATTTCAAGAAAAAAAACGTCCCTACATAATACTTAAATGGGCCGAAAGCAACGATGGATTTGTTGCACCCATAAATAACAAAGAAATAAGTTGGATAACTGGCGAAGACTCTCGAAACCTTGTTCATCAATGGCGTAGTCAGGAGCAAGCAATCTTAATCGGCACCAATACTGCAATAATCGATAATCCACAACTTACGGTTCGTAATTACAAAGGCAACAACCCAATTAGAATACTAATTGATAAGAATCTTAGAACTCCTTTATCGCACCGTATTTTTGAACAAACAGCACAAATACTTGTTTTTACAAACTATAAGCAAGCTTCCTACAATAAAGTGGAATATTGCACTATAGATTTTGAAAAAAACATTATCCCTCAAGTAATGGAGGAATTATACAAACGAAATATTACTTCGGTGTTGGTAGAAGGTGGTGCATTTACGTTGAATAGTTTTATTGCTTCTAACCTGTGGGACGAAGCAAAAGTATTTAAAGGAACTATTGATTTTAAAGAGGGTGTTACTGCACCAAAGCTTACTTCAAATTTCAAACAAAATTATTCTCTAACGATTGGTTACGATCTTTTAACTGCATATACAAATTATGGAATTTAA
- the prmC gene encoding peptide chain release factor N(5)-glutamine methyltransferase, with amino-acid sequence MLNIKQLRQLFVEKLESVYDANEINELFAITAEHVLSMSKKDLQLNSTQSVSDENETRFLQISDRLANSEPIQYILGEADFYGMKFYVNSSVLIPRPETEELVELCKKTVNTKDRTIIDIGTGSGCIAISLAKNTQGRVVAVDISSDALEVAQKNAVKNNQKIEFICADILDRQQWGKLPSMDIIVSNPPYIAESEISKMHSNVLQYEPSIALFVKDSDPLLFYENILLLGKEKLKANGSVFFEINPIYSKELVELASNLGYMNVQIVKDLSGKNRFLKCDIC; translated from the coding sequence ATGTTAAATATAAAACAGTTACGTCAATTATTTGTAGAAAAACTTGAATCTGTTTACGATGCTAACGAGATAAATGAATTGTTTGCCATTACAGCTGAGCATGTACTTTCTATGTCAAAGAAAGATTTGCAGCTAAATTCAACACAATCTGTGAGTGATGAGAACGAAACTAGGTTTTTACAAATAAGTGATAGATTAGCCAATTCAGAGCCAATTCAATACATACTAGGCGAAGCCGATTTTTATGGAATGAAGTTTTATGTAAATTCAAGTGTGTTAATTCCACGACCCGAAACCGAAGAGTTGGTAGAGTTGTGTAAAAAAACAGTAAATACGAAAGATAGAACCATTATCGATATTGGCACCGGAAGCGGATGTATTGCAATTAGTTTAGCTAAAAACACACAAGGGAGAGTAGTGGCAGTGGATATATCTTCGGATGCCTTGGAGGTAGCTCAGAAGAATGCGGTGAAAAATAATCAGAAGATTGAATTTATTTGCGCAGACATTTTAGATAGGCAGCAATGGGGAAAACTACCAAGTATGGATATTATAGTAAGTAATCCTCCATATATTGCTGAATCCGAGATAAGTAAGATGCATTCTAACGTGTTGCAATACGAGCCCTCTATAGCACTATTTGTAAAGGATAGCGACCCTCTTTTGTTTTATGAAAATATTTTATTGCTCGGAAAAGAAAAACTTAAGGCAAATGGTTCTGTGTTTTTTGAGATTAATCCAATATATTCCAAAGAATTAGTAGAATTAGCAAGCAATTTAGGCTATATGAATGTGCAAATAGTTAAAGATTTAAGCGGCAAAAACCGTTTTTTAAAATGTGATATTTGCTAG
- the tnpA gene encoding IS200/IS605 family transposase, whose translation MPNTYTQIYIQIVFAVNGRANLIPRNNREELHKYISGIVQKRGQKVLSVFCMPDHTHLLIAIKPSVSISDLVRDIKSGSSNFINDKKWVIGKFTWQEGFGAFSYSKSQIDTVIKYILNQEEHHKKKTFKEEYISFLGHFGIEYDEKYLFEWVK comes from the coding sequence ATGCCAAATACCTATACCCAAATATATATTCAAATTGTATTTGCAGTAAATGGAAGAGCAAATCTGATTCCTAGAAATAATAGAGAGGAGTTGCACAAATATATTTCCGGAATAGTTCAAAAAAGAGGACAGAAAGTACTTTCTGTTTTTTGCATGCCGGATCATACGCACTTACTTATTGCAATAAAACCTTCTGTTTCTATTTCTGATTTAGTTCGTGATATAAAATCTGGTTCTTCCAATTTTATAAACGATAAAAAGTGGGTTATTGGTAAGTTCACTTGGCAAGAAGGATTTGGTGCATTTTCATATTCTAAAAGCCAAATAGATACAGTTATAAAATATATTTTAAATCAGGAAGAGCATCATAAGAAGAAAACATTTAAAGAAGAGTATATTTCTTTTCTTGGACATTTTGGAATTGAATACGATGAAAAATATCTATTTGAGTGGGTTAAATAG